The following proteins are co-located in the Doryrhamphus excisus isolate RoL2022-K1 chromosome 3, RoL_Dexc_1.0, whole genome shotgun sequence genome:
- the cdk5r1b gene encoding cyclin-dependent kinase 5 activator 1b isoform X1 has translation MGTVLSLSPSYRKAALFEDGPATVGHYTAVQNSKNAKDKNLKRHSLINVLPWKRIVAVSAKKKGSKKVQPNGTYQNNVTQLNNENLKKSQSCANLASFGQDQSTPTLTKGPGNNSEDTSSVKKAPAAAPGTPKRVIVQASTSELLRCLGDFLCRRCYRIKHLSPTEPVLWLRSVDRSLLLQGWQDQGFITPANVVFVYMLCRDVVSSEVAGEHELQAVLLTCLYLSYSYMGNEISYPLKPFLVESSKEAFWDRCLSIIDLMSAKMLQINSDPHYFTQVFADLKNENQKEEERGRLLIGLDRRAIA, from the exons ATGGGAACCGTGCTGTCCCTGTCGCCCAGCTACCGCAAGGCGGCCCTGTTCGAGGACGGGCCGGCCACGGTGGGCCACTACACGGCGGTGCAGAACAGCAAGAACGCCAAAGACAAGAACCTGAAGCGGCACTCGCTCATCAacgtgttgccatggaaacgcaTCGTGGCGGTGTCGGCCAAGAAGAAGGGCTCCAAGAAGGTGCAGCCCAACGGAACCTACCAGAACAACGTGACCCAGCTGAACAACGAGAATCTGAAGAAGTCCCAGTCCTGCGCCAACCTGGCCTCCTTCGGCCAGGACCAGAGCACCCCCACGCTGACCAAGGGCCCCGGCAACAACAGCGAGGACACGTCGTCCGTCAAGAAggcccccgccgccgcccccgGCACCCCCAAGCGGGTGATCGTGCAGGCGTCCACCAGCGAGCTCCTGCGCTGCCTGGGCGACTTCCTGTGCCGGCGCTGCTACCGCATCAAGCACCTGTCGCCCACCGAGCCGGTCCTGTGGCTGCGCAGCGTGGACCGCTCCCTGCTGCTGCAGGGATGGCAGGACCAGGGCTTCATCACGCCCGCCAACGTGGTCTTCGTCTACATGCTGTGCCGCGACGTGGTCTCCTCCGAGGTGGCCGGCGAGCacgagctgcaggccgtgctcCTCACCTGCCTCTACCTGTCCTACTCCTACATGGGCAACGAGATCTCCTACCCCCTCAAGCCCTTCCTGGTGGAGAGCTCCAAGGAGGCCTTCTGGGACCGCTGCCTGTCCATCATCGACCTGATGAGCGCCAAGATGCTGCAGATCAACTCCGACCCGCACTACTTCACCCAGGTCTTTGCCGACCTCAAGAACGAGaaccagaaggaggaggagcgcGGGCGCCTGCTCATCGGACTGGACCG GAGGGCCATCGCCTGA
- the cdk5r1b gene encoding cyclin-dependent kinase 5 activator 1b isoform X2, producing MGTVLSLSPSYRKAALFEDGPATVGHYTAVQNSKNAKDKNLKRHSLINVLPWKRIVAVSAKKKGSKKVQPNGTYQNNVTQLNNENLKKSQSCANLASFGQDQSTPTLTKGPGNNSEDTSSVKKAPAAAPGTPKRVIVQASTSELLRCLGDFLCRRCYRIKHLSPTEPVLWLRSVDRSLLLQGWQDQGFITPANVVFVYMLCRDVVSSEVAGEHELQAVLLTCLYLSYSYMGNEISYPLKPFLVESSKEAFWDRCLSIIDLMSAKMLQINSDPHYFTQVFADLKNENQKEEERGRLLIGLDR from the coding sequence ATGGGAACCGTGCTGTCCCTGTCGCCCAGCTACCGCAAGGCGGCCCTGTTCGAGGACGGGCCGGCCACGGTGGGCCACTACACGGCGGTGCAGAACAGCAAGAACGCCAAAGACAAGAACCTGAAGCGGCACTCGCTCATCAacgtgttgccatggaaacgcaTCGTGGCGGTGTCGGCCAAGAAGAAGGGCTCCAAGAAGGTGCAGCCCAACGGAACCTACCAGAACAACGTGACCCAGCTGAACAACGAGAATCTGAAGAAGTCCCAGTCCTGCGCCAACCTGGCCTCCTTCGGCCAGGACCAGAGCACCCCCACGCTGACCAAGGGCCCCGGCAACAACAGCGAGGACACGTCGTCCGTCAAGAAggcccccgccgccgcccccgGCACCCCCAAGCGGGTGATCGTGCAGGCGTCCACCAGCGAGCTCCTGCGCTGCCTGGGCGACTTCCTGTGCCGGCGCTGCTACCGCATCAAGCACCTGTCGCCCACCGAGCCGGTCCTGTGGCTGCGCAGCGTGGACCGCTCCCTGCTGCTGCAGGGATGGCAGGACCAGGGCTTCATCACGCCCGCCAACGTGGTCTTCGTCTACATGCTGTGCCGCGACGTGGTCTCCTCCGAGGTGGCCGGCGAGCacgagctgcaggccgtgctcCTCACCTGCCTCTACCTGTCCTACTCCTACATGGGCAACGAGATCTCCTACCCCCTCAAGCCCTTCCTGGTGGAGAGCTCCAAGGAGGCCTTCTGGGACCGCTGCCTGTCCATCATCGACCTGATGAGCGCCAAGATGCTGCAGATCAACTCCGACCCGCACTACTTCACCCAGGTCTTTGCCGACCTCAAGAACGAGaaccagaaggaggaggagcgcGGGCGCCTGCTCATCGGACTGGACCGGTGA
- the psmd11b gene encoding 26S proteasome non-ATPase regulatory subunit 11B produces the protein MAAAAVVEFQRAQSLISTDRNASIDILHSIVRRDVQENDEEAVRVKEQSILELGTLLAKTGQAAELGGLLKFVRPFLISISKAKAARLVRSLLDLFLDMEAATGQEVELCLECIEWAKAEKRTFLRQALEARLISLYFDTKRYQEALTLGSQLLLELKKMDDKALLVEVQLLESKTYHALSNLPKARAALTSARTTANAIYCPPKLQAALDMQSGIIHAAEEKDWKTAYSYFFEAFEGYDSIDSPRAITALKYMLLCKIVLNSPEEVQSLISGKLALRYTGRQTDALKCVAQASKNRSLADFEKALTEYRAELRDDPIINTHLAKLYDNLLEQNLIRVIEPFSRVQIEHISGLIKLSKGDVERKLSQMILDKKFHGILDQGEGVLIIFEEPPVDKTYEAALETIQNMSKVVDSLYNKAKKLT, from the exons ATGGCGGCTGCAGCAGTGGTTGAATTTCAGAGGGCTCAGTCTCTCATTAGCACCGACCGCAACGCCTCCATCGACATTCTGCACTCCATAG TGAGGAGAGATGTCCAGGAGAATGATGAAGAAGCTGTCCGGGTCAAAGAACAGAGCATCCTGGAGCTGGGGACGCTGCTGGCCAAGACGGGACAGGCGGCAG AACTCGGGGGTCTTCTGAAATTTGTCCGGCCCTTCCTGATCTCCATCAGCAAGGCCAAGGCAGCCCGGCTGGTCCGCTCCCTGCTGGACTTGTTTCTGGACATGGAGGCGGCCACGGGCCAGGAGGTGGAGCTGTGTCTGGAGTGCATCGAGTGGGCCAAGGCCGAGAAGAGGACCTTCTTACGACAAGCTCTGGAG GCTCGGCTGATCTCTCTCTACTTTGACACCAAGCGATACCAGGAGGCCCTGACGCTCG GCTCTCAGCTGCTCCTGGAGCTGAAGAAGATGGATGACAAAGCCCTGCTGGTGGAGGTCCAGTTGCTGGAAAGCAAGACGTACCACGCCCTCAGCAACTTGCCCAAGGCCCGCGCCGCCCTCACCTCCGCGCGAACCACCGCCAACGCCATCTACTGTCCCCCCAAACTGCAGGCAGCGCTGGACATGCAGTCAG GGATCATTCACGCGGCAGAGGAGAAGGACTGGAAGACGGCCTACTCCTACTTCTTTGAGGCGTTTGAGGGCTACGATTCCATCGACAGCCCCCGAGCCATCACAGCCCTCAAGTACATGCTCCTCTGCAAGATTGTCCTCAACTC ACCAGAGGAGGTGCAATCCCTGATTAGCGGCAAGCTGGCTCTGCGATACACCGGCCGCCAG ACGGACGCACTGAAATGCGTGGCCCAGGCCAGCAAGAACCGATCGTTAGCAGACTTTGAAAAG gCCCTCACAGAGTACAGAGCAGAGCTGAGGGACGACCCCATCATCAACACACACCTGGCCAAGCTCTACGACAACCTGCTGGAACAGAACCTCATCCGGGTCATCGAGCCCTTCTCCAGAGTGCAG ATAGAACACATATCAGGTCTCATCAAACTGTCAAAG GGGGATGTCGAGCGTAAACTATCGCAGATGATTCTGGATAAGAAGTTTCACG GAATCCTGGACCAGGGCGAAGGGGTCCTGATCATATTTGAGGAGCCACCAGTGGACAAAACGTACGAAGCAGCCTTGGAAACCATTCAGAACATGAGCAAAGTCGTCGACTCGCTTTACAACAAAGCCAAGAAGCTGACATAG